One window of Manihot esculenta cultivar AM560-2 chromosome 17, M.esculenta_v8, whole genome shotgun sequence genomic DNA carries:
- the LOC110604728 gene encoding vacuolar protein 8, which translates to MTQDNPRQDRSSSASSSTSIVRQAIQGVSSLISFSHGIRVFPVKWQMLRYKLEELNTSLLAIENCDSTQNPKLSGLISAIILTANNCYDLARRCVDLSYSGKLLMQSDLDVMASKFDRLVKNLSGICSAGVLTQDFALIVSKPGLSACKEDLRFYVRDLLTRMKIGDTEMKRQALVNLYEVLVEDERYFRVIAEVGDIVHISVNLLDSADIGIQEEAAKAVSVLSGFDSCKSALVRSGVIGPLVRALETGSELGKEAATRSLQKLTENSDNAWSVSAHGGVTALLKICASGDSREELIGPACGVLRNLVGVEEIKRFMIEDGVVSRFIKLARSRSEAVRISSIEFLQNIASGDESVRQLVVREGGIRALVHILDPKISSTYKSREIALRAIENLCFSSTNCINILTNHGFLDQLLSFLRNGDVSVQELALKVAFRLAGTSGEAKKAMGDAGFMSEFVRFLDAKSCEVREMASEALTGMISVPKIRKRFVQDDRNIGLLLQLLDQEEANSSGTKKLLISILISLTSSNSGRRKIVNSGYLKNIEKLAEAEVSDAKRLVRKLSTNRFRSMLSGLWHS; encoded by the coding sequence atgacaCAAGATAATCCAAGACAAGACCGGAGCTCCTCTGCATCTTCATCAACGTCCATTGTTAGGCAAGCTATTCAGGGTGTGTCTTCTTTAATCTCCTTCTCTCATGGAATAAGAGTTTTTCCGGTGAAATGGCAAATGTTAAGGTACAAGCTAGAAGAGCTAAACACAAGCCTGCTCGCTATCGAGAACTGCGATTCGACCCAAAACCCAAAACTTTCAGGCCTCATATCTGCCATAATACTCACTGCAAACAACTGCTACGATCTTGCCCGTAGATGTGTGGACCTTTCATACAGTGGAAAGCTCTTAATGCAGAGTGATTTGGACGTAATGGCTTCAAAGTTTGATCGCCTCGTGAAGAATCTATCTGGGATTTGCAGTGCAGGTGTTTTGACTCAGGATTTTGCTCTTATTGTGTCTAAGCCTGGACTCAGTGCTTGCAAAGAAGATTTGAGATTTTACGTGAGGGATCTATTGACCAGAATGAAGATTGGTGACACAGAAATGAAGAGGCAAGCTTTGGTCAATTTATATGAAGTTCTTGTGGAAGATGAAAGGTATTTCAGGGTAATTGCTGAAGTTGGTGACATTGTCCATATATCGGTTAATCTTCTTGATTCAGCTGACATTGGAATTCAAGAAGAGGCTGCCAAGGCGGTTTCAGTGCTTTCTGGGTTCGATTCCTGCAAGTCTGCGTTGGTTAGATCTGGGGTTATAGGGCCTTTGGTTCGGGCCTTGGAAACTGGAAGTGAATTGGGAAAAGAGGCTGCTACAAGAAGTTTACAGAAATTAACTGAGAATTCTGATAATGCTTGGTCAGTTTCAGCTCATGGTGGTGTCACAGCTCTGTTAAAAATATGTGCCAGTGGTGATTCTAGAGAAGAACTCATTGGTCCAGCTTGTGGGGTATTGAGAAACCTTGTTGGCGTTGAAGAAATAAAGCGATTTATGATTGAAGATGGTGTTGTTTCTAGATTTATCAAGCTTGCAAGATCAAGAAGTGAAGCTGTGCGGATAAGTTCAATTGAATTCCTCCAAAATATTGCTTCTGGAGACGAATCAGTTCGGCAATTGGTAGTTAGAGAAGGTGGAATTCGCGCATTAGTACACATTCTCGATCCAAAAATTTCATCTACCTATAAATCCCGTGAGATAGCACTAAGAGCAATTGAGAATTTATGCTTCTCTTCGACAAATTGCATTAATATACTGACCAACCATGGATTTCTGGATCAGTTGCTTTCCTTTCTTCGAAATGGAGATGTTTCAGTTCAGGAACTGGCACTAAAAGTAGCATTTAGGCTAGCTGGAACATCAGGGGAGGCTAAGAAAGCAATGGGTGATGCTGGTTTTATGTCTGAGTTTGTTAGATTTCTTGATGCAAAATCATGTGAAGTTAGAGAAATGGCATCTGAGGCACTCACTGGCATGATTTCAGTGCCCAAAATTCGGAAGAGATTCGTGCAGGATGACCGCAACATTGGCTTACTTCTTCAATTGCTTGATCAAGAAGAGGCAAATTCATCAGgtactaaaaaattattgatatctATATTAATTTCATTGACAAGCAGCAACAGTGGAAGAAGAAAAATTGTCAATTCTGGGTATTTGAAGAACATAGAGAAACTTGCAGAGGCTGAAGTTTCTGATGCCAAAAGGCTTGTCAGGAAGCTTTCCACAAATAGATTTCGCAGTATGTTGAGTGGATTATGGCATTCCTGA